The following are encoded in a window of Mycobacterium decipiens genomic DNA:
- a CDS encoding pyridoxamine 5'-phosphate oxidase family protein: MTDEPVSLLSDGQSWDRLSSVALGRLVTAFAGEPEIFPVNFVVQGRTVLFRTAEGTKLFSAVAKSTVVFEADDHNVAEGWSVIIKGRAQVLKTDAEIREAEGAQLLPWTATLKLHYVRVIPSEISGRHFRFGPEPDRSDTFA; the protein is encoded by the coding sequence ATGACCGATGAGCCCGTTTCCTTGCTGTCAGACGGCCAGAGTTGGGATCGGCTGAGCAGCGTCGCGCTGGGCCGGCTGGTTACCGCCTTCGCCGGCGAACCCGAGATCTTCCCGGTCAACTTCGTTGTGCAAGGCCGTACCGTGCTGTTTCGCACCGCGGAGGGCACCAAACTGTTTTCGGCCGTCGCCAAGAGCACCGTGGTATTCGAGGCAGACGACCACAACGTCGCCGAGGGCTGGAGTGTGATCATCAAAGGTCGCGCCCAGGTGCTGAAAACCGATGCAGAGATCCGCGAGGCCGAGGGCGCCCAGCTGCTGCCGTGGACCGCGACGCTAAAACTTCACTACGTGCGGGTGATCCCGTCGGAGATCAGCGGCCGCCACTTCAGGTTCGGTCCGGAACCGGACCGCAGCGATACCTTTGCATGA
- a CDS encoding PPE family protein — MEYAFLPPEINSARIYSGPGPSSILVAAGSWDGLAAELASAAENYGLVITHLTGMHWWGPASASMLAISAPYVEWLETTAAQTKQTATQARAAAAAFEQAFAMTVPPAVVTANRLEQKALIASNLLGQNTAAIAALEAQYAEMWAQDAAAMYGYATTSAAARQLTPFSTPLQTTNPAGLTAQNAAVSQAAANSAGNAASVLSQLASSASQAVGAWPNILPDDFSILDAIFAGYATVGVTQDIESICAGIIGAENNLGMLGAASENPAEMAPGALGLGAALSSAEKGVAAGMHDAVLASAGRAGSIGPMSVPPSWAAPTASPVSALSGAGMTTLDGADVAEHGTPGFPGVPGGEGRRASGVIPRYGVRLTVMSRPPAAG; from the coding sequence ATGGAGTACGCGTTCCTACCGCCGGAGATCAACTCCGCACGGATATACAGCGGTCCCGGACCGAGTTCCATACTGGTTGCCGCGGGCAGTTGGGATGGGCTCGCCGCCGAGTTGGCATCAGCGGCCGAAAACTACGGCTTGGTGATTACCCATCTGACCGGCATGCACTGGTGGGGCCCGGCGTCCGCTTCGATGCTGGCCATCTCGGCCCCGTACGTGGAATGGCTGGAGACGACCGCCGCGCAGACGAAACAGACCGCCACCCAAGCCAGGGCGGCAGCCGCGGCGTTCGAGCAGGCGTTTGCGATGACGGTGCCCCCAGCGGTGGTCACAGCCAACCGGCTCGAGCAGAAAGCGCTGATTGCTTCGAACCTCCTGGGCCAGAACACCGCGGCGATCGCCGCTCTCGAGGCGCAATACGCCGAGATGTGGGCACAAGATGCCGCCGCGATGTACGGCTACGCCACCACCTCAGCGGCCGCGAGACAGTTAACGCCGTTCTCCACCCCACTACAGACCACCAACCCGGCGGGGCTAACCGCCCAGAACGCCGCGGTCAGCCAGGCCGCCGCCAACTCCGCCGGAAATGCGGCTTCGGTGTTGTCGCAACTTGCCTCGTCGGCGTCCCAGGCAGTAGGGGCGTGGCCAAATATCCTCCCTGATGACTTCTCCATCCTGGACGCCATATTCGCTGGATACGCGACGGTCGGCGTGACACAGGACATCGAGTCGATATGCGCCGGGATCATCGGGGCCGAGAACAACCTGGGCATGCTGGGCGCCGCCAGCGAGAATCCAGCGGAGATGGCGCCGGGCGCGCTTGGCCTCGGCGCGGCGCTCAGCTCGGCGGAAAAAGGCGTTGCTGCGGGCATGCACGATGCGGTGCTCGCGAGTGCCGGCCGAGCGGGTTCGATTGGGCCGATGTCCGTACCACCGTCGTGGGCCGCACCGACGGCCAGCCCGGTCTCGGCGTTGTCGGGCGCCGGCATGACCACGCTCGACGGGGCCGACGTAGCCGAACATGGCACGCCCGGCTTCCCCGGGGTGCCGGGAGGGGAAGGAAGGCGAGCCTCGGGTGTCATCCCCCGATACGGGGTCCGGCTCACCGTGATGTCGCGTCCACCCGCGGCCGGGTAA
- a CDS encoding PPE family protein → MDFALLPPEVNSARMYTGPGSGSMLAAAGSWDALAAELGTTAETYGSVISGLSSLNWRGPASELMTATAAPYIGWLYATAEQTQQTAFQARAAAMAFEQAHAMTVPPPLVAANRTQLLTLIATNFFGQNTAAIAALEAQYAEMWAQDAAAMYGYATAAATAAQLTPFSAPQQTTDPAGIAAQSAAVDQAVGSAQVIDVVSQLIASLLQQIPGLPPIVPDDFTFLDEVFAVYATVGVTQDLQSMVSGLISTDSTIQGMLGSSENPAELAPLDFGIGSFFSATSPAGAVSASGGGAGLGNAVLASVGRAGSIGQLSVPPSWAAPSARTVAALSPAGLTTLPGTDVAEHGMPGVPGVPVAAGRASGVLPRYGVRLTVMAHPPAAG, encoded by the coding sequence ATGGATTTCGCACTATTGCCGCCAGAGGTCAACTCTGCCCGGATGTACACGGGCCCCGGGTCAGGATCAATGTTGGCCGCCGCTGGCAGCTGGGACGCGCTGGCCGCTGAGTTGGGCACGACGGCCGAGACATATGGGTCGGTCATTTCCGGCCTCAGCAGCTTGAACTGGCGCGGACCGGCATCGGAGTTGATGACGGCCACGGCCGCTCCCTATATCGGCTGGCTGTATGCGACCGCCGAACAGACACAGCAAACTGCATTCCAAGCCAGAGCGGCAGCGATGGCCTTTGAGCAAGCACATGCCATGACCGTGCCACCACCACTGGTCGCGGCCAACCGGACGCAGCTGCTAACGCTGATCGCGACGAACTTCTTCGGCCAGAACACCGCGGCGATCGCGGCTCTCGAGGCGCAGTACGCCGAGATGTGGGCCCAGGACGCCGCCGCGATGTACGGCTACGCCACCGCCGCCGCGACGGCGGCGCAGTTGACGCCGTTCTCCGCCCCACAGCAGACCACCGACCCGGCCGGGATAGCCGCTCAGAGCGCGGCTGTCGACCAAGCTGTCGGTAGCGCCCAGGTTATCGACGTGGTGTCGCAGCTGATCGCCAGTTTGTTGCAGCAGATACCGGGGTTGCCACCGATCGTCCCGGACGACTTCACCTTCCTTGACGAAGTGTTTGCGGTCTACGCGACGGTCGGCGTGACCCAGGATCTGCAGTCGATGGTTAGCGGGCTCATTTCGACCGACAGCACGATACAGGGCATGTTGGGTAGCAGCGAGAATCCCGCGGAGTTGGCGCCGCTCGACTTTGGGATCGGCTCGTTCTTCTCGGCGACCAGTCCGGCCGGTGCGGTGTCTGCGTCGGGCGGCGGCGCGGGCCTGGGCAATGCGGTGCTCGCGAGTGTCGGCCGGGCGGGCTCGATCGGGCAACTGTCGGTACCGCCCAGCTGGGCCGCACCGTCGGCGCGCACTGTCGCGGCATTGTCGCCCGCCGGCTTGACCACACTCCCGGGGACCGATGTGGCCGAGCACGGGATGCCGGGCGTACCGGGGGTGCCAGTGGCGGCGGGGCGAGCCTCCGGCGTCCTACCCCGATACGGGGTCCGGCTCACGGTGATGGCGCATCCGCCCGCGGCCGGATGA
- the dosS gene encoding hypoxia sensor histidine kinase DosS/DevS — MTTGDPVDDSDAATRPLRHTLSQLRLRELLVEVQDRVEQIVEGRDRLDGLVEAMLVVTSGLELDVTLRTIVHSATNLVDARYGALEVHDRNNRVLQFVHEGIDEETVRRIGHLPEGLGVIGLLIEEPKPLRLDDISRHPASIGFPPNHPPMRTFLGVPVRVRDESFGTLYLTDKTNGQPFSDDDEVLVQALAAAAGIAVANARLYQQVKARQSWIEATRDIATELLSGTEPATVFRLVAEEALTLTAADAALVAIPVEENIPAVEVGELLVIETVGSPAAATVGRTIPVADTALGEVFVNGTPRQVDRVDLDGLADAGPALLLPLRAPDTVAGVVVVLRQDGPGSFTDEQLEMMAAFADQAALAWQLATSQRRMRELDVLSDRDRIARDLHDHVIQRLFAVGLALQGTVPRSRDSEVQQRLSEAVDDLQDVIQEIRTAIFDLHGAAQGPTRLRQRIDAAVAQFAGSGLRSSVQFVGPLSVVDSVLADHAEAVVREAVSNAVRHAQASALTVRVKVDDDLCIEVSDNGRGMPDEFTGSGLTNLRRRAEQAGGEFRIERTTAAGGTLLRWSAPLLQ; from the coding sequence ATGACAACGGGGGATCCCGTCGACGATAGCGACGCCGCAACGCGTCCACTGCGCCATACACTTTCCCAACTGCGCCTGCGCGAGCTGCTGGTCGAGGTGCAGGACCGAGTCGAGCAGATCGTGGAGGGCCGCGACCGCCTCGACGGGTTGGTAGAGGCCATGCTGGTGGTCACCTCGGGGCTGGAGCTGGACGTCACCCTGCGGACGATCGTGCACTCCGCGACCAATCTCGTCGACGCGCGGTACGGCGCCCTGGAGGTGCACGATCGAAACAACCGCGTGCTGCAATTCGTCCACGAAGGCATCGACGAGGAAACCGTTCGGCGCATCGGCCATCTACCCGAAGGGCTGGGCGTCATCGGGCTACTCATCGAGGAGCCCAAACCTCTACGGCTGGATGATATTTCGCGGCACCCCGCCTCGATCGGCTTTCCGCCGAACCACCCGCCGATGCGGACTTTCCTCGGCGTGCCCGTCCGGGTGCGCGACGAATCGTTCGGCACCCTATACCTGACCGACAAAACCAATGGGCAGCCGTTCAGCGACGACGACGAGGTTTTGGTCCAGGCGCTGGCGGCGGCTGCGGGTATCGCCGTCGCGAACGCCCGGCTCTACCAGCAGGTCAAGGCGCGTCAATCGTGGATCGAGGCGACCCGTGACATCGCCACCGAGCTGCTGTCCGGCACCGAACCCGCGACGGTGTTCCGGCTGGTCGCCGAGGAGGCGCTGACGCTGACCGCGGCCGATGCGGCTTTGGTCGCTATCCCCGTCGAGGAGAACATTCCGGCCGTTGAGGTGGGGGAGTTGCTGGTGATCGAAACGGTTGGCAGCCCGGCGGCCGCCACCGTCGGGCGAACCATTCCGGTGGCCGACACCGCACTCGGGGAGGTCTTCGTCAACGGCACTCCGCGGCAGGTCGACCGGGTCGATCTGGACGGTCTCGCTGACGCGGGTCCAGCGTTGCTGCTGCCGCTGCGGGCCCCCGATACCGTGGCGGGTGTCGTCGTCGTGCTGCGTCAAGACGGTCCGGGATCATTCACCGACGAGCAACTCGAGATGATGGCCGCGTTCGCCGATCAGGCCGCGCTGGCCTGGCAGTTGGCCACCTCGCAGCGCCGGATGCGCGAACTCGACGTGCTGTCGGACCGGGACCGCATTGCGCGTGACCTCCATGACCATGTGATCCAGCGTCTCTTCGCGGTCGGCCTGGCGTTGCAGGGTACCGTTCCGCGGTCACGCGATTCCGAAGTGCAGCAGCGACTCTCGGAGGCTGTCGACGATCTGCAGGACGTCATCCAGGAAATCCGGACGGCCATTTTCGACCTGCACGGAGCAGCGCAGGGCCCCACTCGGCTCCGGCAGCGGATCGACGCAGCGGTGGCCCAGTTCGCTGGCTCGGGGTTGCGCAGTTCGGTCCAGTTCGTCGGACCGTTGTCGGTGGTCGACAGCGTGCTCGCCGATCACGCCGAGGCGGTGGTCCGCGAAGCGGTCAGCAACGCGGTCCGGCACGCGCAGGCAAGCGCGTTGACGGTTCGGGTGAAGGTCGACGACGACTTGTGCATCGAGGTGAGCGACAACGGCCGCGGGATGCCCGACGAGTTCACCGGCAGCGGCCTGACGAATCTGCGGCGGCGCGCTGAGCAGGCCGGCGGTGAGTTCAGGATCGAGCGCACGACCGCGGCGGGCGGAACGTTGCTGCGATGGTCAGCGCCACTGCTCCAATAG
- a CDS encoding Acg family FMN-binding oxidoreductase, translating into MLKWAVLLACRAPSVHNSQPWRWVAEGGPENRTVHLFVDRRRIVPATDHSGRDAIISCGAVLDHLRITMAAAHWQANITRFPNPSRPDQLATVEFSPIDQGSAAQRNRAQAILQRRTDRLPFDRPTYWHLFEPILRDAFDKNVAMLDVLSDVQRTRLVEASQLSEALRRDDPYYHAELEWWTSPFALAQGVPPDALASDAERLRVDVGRSFPVRGHQDRRAPITADRSKILVLSTPEDTRTDVLRCGEVLSTVLLECTMSGMATCTLTHLIESRESRDIVRGLIGQRGEPQALIRVGTAPPLEDAPAPSPRRPLDGVLEIRQMPEKG; encoded by the coding sequence GTGCTTAAGTGGGCGGTGCTGTTGGCCTGCCGCGCGCCCTCAGTGCACAACAGCCAACCCTGGCGTTGGGTGGCAGAAGGCGGCCCCGAGAATAGGACTGTCCACCTATTCGTCGATCGTCGCCGAATAGTGCCGGCCACAGACCATTCCGGCCGGGATGCGATCATCAGTTGTGGTGCCGTACTGGATCACCTAAGGATCACCATGGCGGCAGCGCATTGGCAAGCGAATATCACTCGTTTTCCCAATCCGAGCAGGCCCGATCAGTTGGCCACCGTCGAATTCAGTCCCATCGATCAGGGCAGCGCAGCGCAGCGCAATCGCGCCCAGGCGATTCTGCAACGCAGAACCGATCGACTTCCGTTTGACCGTCCCACCTACTGGCACCTGTTTGAGCCCATCCTGAGAGACGCCTTCGACAAAAACGTTGCGATGCTTGATGTCCTGTCTGATGTTCAACGAACACGACTGGTGGAAGCGTCACAACTCAGCGAAGCCCTGCGACGTGACGATCCGTACTACCATGCCGAACTCGAATGGTGGACTTCACCGTTCGCGCTGGCCCAGGGCGTGCCGCCGGACGCGCTGGCGTCAGATGCCGAACGCTTGCGGGTTGACGTGGGCCGAAGCTTCCCAGTCCGAGGCCATCAGGATCGCCGGGCACCGATCACGGCCGACCGGTCGAAAATCCTTGTCCTGTCGACACCTGAGGACACCCGGACCGACGTGTTGAGGTGTGGCGAAGTGCTGTCGACCGTCCTACTCGAATGCACCATGTCCGGTATGGCCACCTGCACGTTGACCCATTTGATCGAATCGCGCGAGAGTCGCGACATCGTGCGCGGCCTGATCGGACAGCGCGGCGAGCCGCAGGCCTTGATCCGGGTAGGGACAGCGCCGCCACTGGAAGATGCTCCCGCCCCCAGCCCGCGGCGTCCGCTGGACGGCGTTCTAGAGATTCGTCAGATGCCCGAGAAAGGTTGA
- a CDS encoding universal stress protein, producing MSALRTAPAVVVGIDGSRAATHAALWAIDEAVKRDIPLRLVYVIDPSETSAAGGDGGRQSAARAALYEAYRAVDAMGRPVKIETEILRGRPLTKLMHESRSAAMLCVGSVGLNHVRRGRGSVAATLAGSALCPVAVILPDSGGPATPQVSEVVTEVDNGGVLRHAFEEARLRGVPVRAVAAHVAETPEDVEDGNRLAQAQLSRRLARWTRLYPDVRVESAIVRGSACRHLAANAKPGQLFVTDSRSAHELCGAYQAGCSVLTVRSANL from the coding sequence ATGAGCGCTCTTCGTACAGCTCCGGCAGTCGTTGTTGGCATCGACGGGTCAAGGGCGGCAACGCATGCGGCTCTGTGGGCGATCGATGAGGCGGTCAAACGAGACATTCCGCTACGACTCGTGTACGTCATCGATCCGTCCGAAACATCCGCGGCTGGCGGGGACGGGGGCCGACAATCAGCCGCCCGCGCGGCGCTGTACGAGGCCTACCGGGCGGTCGACGCCATGGGGCGACCGGTCAAGATCGAAACGGAGATCCTGCGTGGAAGGCCGCTCACCAAGCTGATGCACGAGTCCAGGTCGGCGGCGATGCTGTGTGTCGGTTCGGTCGGGCTCAATCACGTCCGCCGTGGCCGCGGTTCGGTTGCGGCGACCCTGGCCGGGTCGGCCCTGTGCCCGGTGGCTGTGATCCTGCCGGACTCGGGTGGACCGGCGACCCCCCAGGTCAGCGAGGTCGTCACCGAGGTGGACAATGGTGGCGTGCTGCGACACGCATTCGAGGAGGCGAGACTGCGGGGAGTTCCGGTGCGGGCGGTCGCTGCCCACGTTGCCGAAACACCCGAGGACGTCGAAGACGGAAACCGCTTGGCGCAAGCGCAACTGAGCCGCCGGCTCGCCCGCTGGACCCGGTTGTATCCCGACGTGCGGGTCGAGTCGGCCATCGTCCGCGGAAGTGCGTGCCGCCATCTGGCCGCCAACGCAAAGCCGGGCCAGCTGTTCGTCACCGACTCGCGCTCCGCGCACGAATTGTGTGGCGCATACCAGGCGGGATGCTCAGTACTGACGGTACGTAGTGCCAACTTGTAG
- a CDS encoding WS/DGAT/MGAT family O-acyltransferase: MNHLTTLDAGFLEAEDVDRHVSLAIGGLAIIEGPAPDQDSFLSSLAQRIGACPRFGQRLRLHPLDLGAPEWVDDPDFDLARHVRRTALPRPGAEGDLFELIADLMARRLDRDRPLWEVWVIEGLADNRWAILTKLHHCMADGIAATHVLAGLSDEGVGDSFASNIHAARESESPSAQRGGFRINPISALGGVWNASTTIAAGVVRAAQGAGEIAAGLLSPAASSLTGPISDLRRYSAARVALADVEQVCRKFDVTVNDVALTAITESYRNILIQRGERPRFDSLRTLVPVSTRSNGALGETDNRVSLMLPYLPVDEEDPVQRLRIVHSRLTRTKTSGQSQAGNALMTMANRLPFPLTAWAVRLLMRLPQRGVVTVATNVPGPRRPLQIMGRRVLGLYPVPPIAMQLRTAVAMLSYADDLYFGILADYDVVADVDQLGWGIEAAVARLVAISKRRKVPRARGALSLVV; encoded by the coding sequence ATGAATCACCTGACGACACTGGACGCCGGGTTCCTCGAGGCGGAGGACGTGGATCGGCACGTCAGTCTGGCAATCGGCGGTCTGGCGATCATCGAGGGGCCGGCGCCCGATCAGGATTCGTTCCTGTCGTCGCTTGCCCAGCGTATCGGTGCCTGTCCCCGGTTCGGCCAGCGGTTGCGACTGCACCCGCTCGACCTCGGTGCGCCCGAATGGGTGGACGATCCCGACTTCGATCTTGCTCGTCATGTGCGGCGCACCGCATTGCCGCGGCCTGGCGCCGAAGGCGACCTATTCGAGCTGATCGCCGATTTGATGGCACGTCGTTTGGACCGGGATCGACCGCTGTGGGAGGTCTGGGTTATCGAGGGCCTGGCTGACAACAGGTGGGCCATATTGACCAAGCTTCATCACTGCATGGCCGATGGAATCGCGGCTACTCACGTGCTGGCCGGGCTGTCCGACGAAGGCGTCGGCGATAGCTTCGCGAGCAACATCCACGCGGCCCGGGAGTCGGAATCCCCAAGTGCGCAGCGGGGCGGATTCAGGATCAATCCGATAAGCGCGCTGGGCGGGGTGTGGAACGCGTCAACCACCATCGCGGCGGGCGTTGTCCGCGCGGCCCAGGGGGCCGGTGAGATCGCGGCCGGCCTGCTTAGTCCCGCCGCGTCGTCGCTGACCGGGCCGATCAGCGATTTGCGTCGCTACAGCGCGGCACGCGTCGCGCTTGCCGACGTCGAACAGGTCTGCCGAAAATTCGACGTGACCGTCAATGATGTTGCACTCACTGCGATTACGGAAAGCTACCGCAATATCCTCATTCAGCGAGGTGAGCGGCCTCGGTTTGATTCGCTGCGTACGCTCGTGCCGGTTTCGACGCGCTCCAACGGCGCTCTCGGGGAGACGGATAACCGTGTCTCGTTGATGCTGCCCTATCTGCCGGTGGATGAGGAGGACCCGGTTCAGCGATTGCGCATCGTGCACTCGAGGCTGACACGGACCAAGACGAGCGGACAGAGCCAAGCCGGAAATGCGTTGATGACGATGGCCAACCGCCTTCCGTTCCCCTTGACCGCGTGGGCGGTCAGGCTGTTGATGCGGCTGCCGCAGCGCGGTGTCGTCACCGTGGCGACAAATGTGCCCGGTCCACGTCGGCCGCTGCAGATCATGGGCAGACGGGTGCTTGGCCTATACCCGGTTCCACCGATCGCGATGCAACTGCGCACCGCTGTCGCGATGCTCAGCTACGCCGACGACTTGTACTTCGGGATCCTGGCAGACTATGACGTGGTGGCCGATGTGGACCAGCTTGGGTGGGGAATCGAAGCCGCCGTCGCACGACTGGTGGCGATCAGCAAGCGGCGCAAGGTCCCTCGCGCTCGCGGAGCATTGTCCCTGGTTGTGTGA
- the dosR gene encoding hypoxia response regulator transcription factor DosR/DevR — MVKVFLVDDHEVVRRGLIDLLGADPELDVVGEAGSVAEALARIPAARPNVAVLDVRLPDGNGIELCRDLLSRMPDLRCLILTSYTSDEAMLDAILAGASGYVVKDIKGMELARAVKDVGAGRSLLDNRAAAALMAKLRGGTETQDPLSGLTDQERTLLSLLSEGLTNKQIADRMFLAEKTVKNYVSRLLAKLGMERRTQAAVFATELKRSRPPGDRR; from the coding sequence TTGGTAAAGGTCTTCTTGGTCGACGATCACGAGGTGGTACGCCGTGGCCTGATCGACTTGCTTGGGGCCGATCCCGAGCTCGACGTCGTGGGTGAGGCGGGCTCGGTCGCCGAGGCCTTGGCCCGGATTCCCGCGGCGCGTCCAAATGTCGCAGTGCTTGATGTCCGGTTGCCCGATGGCAACGGAATCGAATTGTGCCGGGATCTGTTGTCCCGCATGCCCGATCTGCGCTGTCTGATCCTCACGTCGTACACGTCTGACGAGGCGATGCTGGATGCGATCCTGGCCGGCGCCAGCGGATATGTCGTCAAAGACATCAAGGGGATGGAGTTGGCGCGGGCCGTTAAAGACGTGGGCGCGGGACGGTCGCTGCTGGACAACCGGGCCGCGGCCGCGTTGATGGCCAAACTGCGCGGCGGCACCGAGACGCAGGACCCGTTGTCAGGCCTCACCGACCAGGAGCGGACGCTGCTGAGCCTGCTCAGCGAGGGCCTGACCAACAAGCAGATCGCCGACCGGATGTTCCTAGCCGAAAAGACGGTGAAGAACTACGTGTCGCGACTGTTGGCGAAGCTGGGTATGGAACGCCGGACCCAAGCCGCGGTATTCGCAACGGAGTTGAAGCGCTCGCGGCCGCCCGGTGACCGACGATGA
- a CDS encoding Acg family FMN-binding oxidoreductase, whose translation MNAHFPDADTLQTVLTLATRAPSIHNTQPWRWRVGTDRLDLYCDSDMQLRSADPDARDLIISCGIALHHCVVAMASLGWQAKVRRLPSPENPRHLATIEVQPHIPDHTDIALAAAIPRRRTDRRAYGSWPVPGGDIALMAARAARSGVMLRQIGALERMKAIVAQAVRDHSSNDEYLRELTTWSGRYGSVAGVPARSAPPSDPSAPIPGRLFAGPGLSQPSGVSPANDNAAILALGTEADDRLARLRAGEATSVVLLTATAMGLASCPITEPLEIAETRDALRADVFGASGHPQMLLRVGWAPINADPLPSTPRRALSEVIEWPERLLEQWR comes from the coding sequence ATGAACGCCCATTTCCCGGACGCCGACACGCTCCAGACCGTCCTGACACTGGCCACCCGCGCACCCTCGATCCACAACACACAACCATGGCGGTGGCGGGTGGGCACCGATCGCCTGGACCTGTACTGCGACTCGGACATGCAGCTGCGCAGCGCCGACCCGGACGCACGCGACTTGATCATCAGCTGCGGTATTGCGTTGCACCACTGCGTCGTCGCTATGGCCTCGCTGGGATGGCAAGCCAAGGTCCGTCGCCTTCCCAGCCCCGAGAACCCCCGTCACCTGGCCACCATCGAGGTGCAACCGCACATTCCCGATCACACCGATATCGCGCTGGCGGCGGCCATACCGCGGCGACGCACCGACCGGCGCGCCTACGGCTCCTGGCCGGTGCCGGGAGGTGACATTGCGCTGATGGCTGCCCGGGCGGCTCGCAGCGGGGTCATGCTGCGGCAGATTGGTGCCCTGGAACGCATGAAAGCCATTGTGGCGCAAGCTGTCCGAGACCATTCCAGCAACGACGAATACCTCCGTGAACTCACCACCTGGAGTGGACGGTACGGTTCGGTGGCCGGGGTTCCGGCCCGCAGCGCCCCGCCGTCGGACCCCAGCGCGCCGATCCCCGGTCGCCTGTTCGCCGGGCCCGGCCTGTCTCAGCCGTCCGGTGTGTCACCCGCCAACGACAACGCCGCGATCCTGGCCCTGGGCACCGAAGCCGACGACCGGTTGGCCCGGCTGCGTGCCGGCGAGGCGACCAGCGTCGTGCTGTTGACCGCGACCGCGATGGGGTTGGCGTCCTGCCCGATCACCGAACCCCTGGAGATCGCCGAAACACGCGACGCCCTGCGCGCCGACGTCTTCGGCGCCAGCGGCCACCCGCAGATGCTGCTGCGGGTGGGCTGGGCCCCGATCAACGCCGACCCGTTGCCGTCGACACCGCGGCGGGCACTTTCCGAGGTCATCGAGTGGCCGGAACGGCTATTGGAGCAGTGGCGCTGA